A genomic segment from Barrientosiimonas humi encodes:
- a CDS encoding type II toxin-antitoxin system RelE family toxin codes for MTESGWRVELAPGAIRSLGQLPEKVSSAIVEFVTRTLPSNPRRLSEPLRFELEGWHVARRGDYRVIFEIHEDQRVLLIGRIEHRAHAYRQR; via the coding sequence GTGACCGAATCGGGCTGGCGTGTCGAGCTCGCTCCCGGGGCGATCCGGTCGCTGGGCCAGCTGCCCGAGAAGGTCTCGTCCGCGATCGTGGAGTTCGTGACGCGCACCCTCCCCAGCAACCCTCGTCGACTGTCAGAGCCCTTGCGGTTCGAGCTGGAGGGTTGGCACGTTGCTCGTCGGGGCGACTATCGGGTGATCTTCGAGATCCACGAAGACCAGCGGGTGCTTCTGATCGGTCGCATCGAGCACCGTGCGCATGCCTATCGGCAGCGTTGA
- a CDS encoding acetoacetate--CoA ligase, translating to MSEPQPIYLPSPDRVERSRMTAFRRLVESRHGVALPTYDDLWQWSVAHLPEFWAAVWDFFGIAGDYDQVLADEAMPGARWFTGAQVNFGGWILDQGDPDEVAVVSVDESGEAREWTRAQLTTEALGLATTLRRNGIGEGDVVAGYLPNVGEAIVAFLATATVGATWTSVGQDYAPGAAVDRFGQLEPVALVCADGYTWNGTAHDRVAASEELRAALPFVRLGVMVRRSGRDSSPAGAPTAPVAAAGWMSYDDAVAGPDPAVRPVPLAFDAPLWVLFSSGTTGLPKGLVHGHGGVLVEALKTAGLHEDLQPGDRYFWFTSPSWVMWNTQLHALAVGASVVCYDGSPTHPSPDRLWQIVADHGVTLFGVSPGFLQASEGAGLDPAREHDLSRLRAMGSTGAPLPAHSFAWVRDHVGDLPLWSLSGGTDVASAFVSGAPLVPVWPGEISTRCLGVAVAAWDDEGRPLVGEVGELVVTRPMPSMPLRLWGDDDGSRYQDSYLATYPGVWRQGDWITVTERGSVVIHGRSDATLNRNGVRMGSADIYAAVERHPAVVEALVVGCELPDGGYWMPLFVHLADGQELTDELVAELREEIRRAASPRHVPDEVIAVEGVPHTRTGKKLEVPVKRLLQGAALEKVAQAQAVDRPELLRTYVGLGRGAPPTAQGE from the coding sequence GTGAGCGAGCCGCAGCCGATCTACCTGCCCAGCCCGGACCGCGTCGAGCGGTCCCGGATGACCGCCTTCCGACGGCTGGTGGAGAGCCGGCACGGGGTGGCGCTCCCGACGTACGACGACCTCTGGCAGTGGTCGGTCGCGCACCTGCCGGAGTTCTGGGCGGCGGTGTGGGACTTCTTCGGGATCGCGGGCGACTACGACCAGGTGCTCGCCGACGAGGCGATGCCGGGCGCCCGCTGGTTCACCGGAGCGCAGGTCAACTTCGGCGGCTGGATCCTCGACCAGGGCGACCCCGACGAGGTCGCGGTCGTGTCGGTCGACGAGTCCGGGGAAGCGCGGGAGTGGACCCGGGCGCAGCTGACCACCGAGGCGCTCGGGCTCGCAACGACGTTGCGCCGCAACGGGATCGGCGAGGGCGACGTGGTCGCGGGATACCTGCCCAACGTCGGCGAAGCGATCGTCGCCTTCCTCGCGACGGCGACCGTGGGCGCGACCTGGACCAGCGTGGGGCAGGACTACGCCCCGGGTGCCGCCGTCGACCGCTTCGGCCAGCTCGAACCGGTCGCGCTGGTCTGCGCCGACGGCTACACCTGGAACGGCACCGCTCACGACCGGGTCGCGGCCAGCGAGGAGCTGCGGGCAGCGCTTCCCTTCGTGCGCCTCGGCGTCATGGTGCGGCGGAGCGGTCGTGACTCCTCGCCCGCGGGCGCCCCGACCGCCCCCGTCGCGGCCGCGGGCTGGATGTCGTACGACGACGCGGTCGCCGGCCCCGACCCCGCCGTACGTCCGGTGCCGCTCGCGTTCGACGCTCCCCTCTGGGTGCTGTTCTCTTCAGGGACGACCGGGCTGCCCAAGGGCCTCGTGCACGGCCACGGTGGCGTGCTGGTCGAGGCGCTGAAGACCGCCGGGCTGCACGAGGACCTGCAGCCGGGCGACCGCTACTTCTGGTTCACCTCCCCGAGCTGGGTCATGTGGAACACCCAGCTGCACGCGCTGGCGGTCGGCGCGAGCGTGGTCTGCTACGACGGCTCACCGACCCACCCCAGCCCCGACCGGCTGTGGCAGATCGTGGCCGACCACGGCGTGACGCTGTTCGGGGTGAGCCCTGGATTCCTGCAGGCGTCGGAGGGCGCCGGGCTCGACCCCGCGCGCGAGCACGACCTGTCGCGGCTGCGGGCGATGGGCTCGACGGGCGCGCCGCTGCCCGCCCACTCCTTCGCCTGGGTGCGCGACCACGTCGGTGACCTGCCGCTGTGGTCGCTGAGCGGCGGCACCGACGTGGCGAGCGCGTTCGTCTCCGGCGCGCCCCTCGTGCCGGTCTGGCCGGGCGAGATCTCCACCCGGTGCCTCGGCGTCGCGGTGGCCGCGTGGGACGACGAGGGCCGGCCGCTGGTCGGGGAGGTCGGTGAGCTCGTCGTCACCCGGCCGATGCCGAGCATGCCGCTGCGGCTGTGGGGCGATGACGACGGATCCCGTTATCAGGACTCGTATCTCGCGACCTACCCCGGCGTGTGGCGGCAGGGTGACTGGATCACGGTCACCGAGCGCGGGTCGGTCGTGATCCACGGTCGCTCCGACGCGACGCTCAACCGCAACGGCGTGCGCATGGGCAGCGCCGACATCTATGCCGCGGTCGAGCGCCACCCCGCCGTGGTCGAGGCGCTCGTGGTCGGGTGCGAGCTCCCGGACGGCGGCTACTGGATGCCGCTGTTCGTGCACCTCGCCGACGGTCAGGAGCTCACCGACGAGCTCGTGGCCGAGCTGCGCGAGGAGATCCGGCGCGCCGCGTCGCCGCGGCACGTGCCCGACGAGGTGATCGCGGTCGAGGGCGTCCCGCACACCCGCACGGGCAAGAAGCTGGAGGTGCCGGTGAAGCGGCTGCTGCAGGGGGCTGCGCTCGAGAAGGTGGCCCAGGCTCAGGCCGTCGACCGGCCCGAGCTGCTGCGGACGTACGTCGGCCTCGGGCGGGGCGCGCCGCCAACGGCTCAGGGGGAGTAG
- a CDS encoding helix-turn-helix transcriptional regulator, producing the protein MPRAANPTARALLALEAIQNTPGITAQQLGERLGVTERAARRYVGTLREADLPIESTTGPYGGYRVGRGLRLAPLMLSPAESLGLVMAALEGHRAAAEPSDPVGAAIAKLVRVLPRELAEPVRSTWERTAAPSIRPQLDPDLTSRLVLACAAGRRLRLDYRIGEKTREMEVDPWAVVLRHSRWYLLCWSHTAGAQRVLRADRIDEIHALPTVFDPPDDLDALTALEDHLAQGWEHEVEVIIDAPVEQARYWVRRSLGSLEPVGDSQSRLRATTNTPDWFARQLATIEVPWRVVGSEPLRQAVRELGRQLGESAG; encoded by the coding sequence ATGCCCCGCGCCGCCAACCCGACCGCGCGAGCCCTGCTGGCCCTCGAGGCGATCCAGAACACCCCCGGCATCACCGCCCAGCAGCTGGGCGAGCGGCTCGGCGTGACCGAGCGGGCGGCCCGCCGCTACGTCGGCACGCTGCGCGAGGCCGACCTGCCGATCGAGTCGACGACCGGGCCGTACGGCGGGTATCGCGTCGGCCGCGGCCTGCGCCTCGCCCCGCTCATGCTCTCCCCCGCCGAGTCGCTCGGGCTGGTGATGGCGGCGCTGGAGGGGCACCGCGCGGCGGCCGAGCCGTCCGACCCGGTCGGCGCGGCGATCGCCAAGCTGGTGCGGGTGCTGCCGCGCGAGCTGGCCGAGCCGGTGCGCAGCACGTGGGAGCGCACGGCGGCGCCGAGCATCCGGCCGCAGCTCGACCCCGACCTCACGTCGCGGCTGGTGCTGGCGTGCGCGGCGGGGCGCCGGCTGCGGCTGGACTACCGCATCGGCGAGAAGACCCGCGAGATGGAGGTCGACCCGTGGGCGGTCGTGCTGCGGCACAGCCGGTGGTACCTGCTGTGCTGGTCGCACACCGCCGGAGCGCAGCGAGTGCTACGGGCCGACCGCATCGACGAGATCCACGCGCTGCCAACGGTTTTCGACCCGCCCGACGACCTGGACGCCCTCACCGCGCTGGAGGACCACCTGGCCCAGGGCTGGGAGCACGAGGTCGAGGTGATCATCGACGCGCCGGTCGAGCAGGCGCGCTACTGGGTGCGGCGCAGCCTGGGAAGCCTTGAGCCCGTGGGGGACTCGCAGTCGCGCCTGCGGGCGACGACGAACACGCCCGACTGGTTCGCCCGCCAGCTGGCGACCATCGAGGTGCCGTGGCGGGTGGTCGGGTCGGAGCCGCTGCGTCAGGCCGTGCGCGAGCTCGGCCGGCAGCTGGGCGAGTCGGCGGGGTGA
- a CDS encoding sugar porter family MFS transporter: MSEHGPAPEAESIYDESDTSTGRSAVRIASVAALGGFLFGYDSAVINGAVSAIEREYQVGSAELGFAVASALLGAAAGAVFAGRLADRVGRLSVMKLAAVLFFISAFGTGFANSLMMVVIFRIVGGLGVGAASVIAPAYIAEIAPAKIRGRLGSLQQLAIVSGIFMSLLIDYLLARAAGGSSEELWLGLEAWRWMFFAMAIPAVIYGVLSLTIPESPRYLVATHKVPEARKVLTTLLGQKNLDIKIDQIQRSLSREKKPSMADIKGPAMGLMPIVWIGIGLSVFQQFVGINVIFYYSNVLWEAVGFSEDDSFKITVITSVVNILTTLIAIATVDRIGRKPLLIIGSIGMTISLGVMALVFGTASTVTNAAGEVTPVLEGAQGPIALVAANVFVIAFGMSWGPIVWVLLGETFPNRIRAAALSLAAGAQWVANWLITVSFPSLKDVSLGLAYGLYCLFALLSLIFVKKFVQETKGKELEDMTG, encoded by the coding sequence ATGAGCGAGCACGGCCCGGCCCCGGAAGCCGAGTCCATCTACGACGAGTCAGACACCAGCACCGGCCGCAGCGCGGTGCGCATCGCGTCGGTCGCCGCCCTCGGCGGCTTCCTGTTCGGCTATGACAGCGCGGTCATCAACGGCGCGGTCTCGGCCATCGAGCGGGAGTACCAGGTCGGGTCCGCCGAGCTCGGGTTCGCTGTCGCCTCAGCACTTCTCGGCGCCGCAGCCGGCGCGGTCTTCGCCGGGCGGCTCGCCGACCGGGTCGGCCGCCTGTCGGTGATGAAGCTCGCCGCCGTGCTCTTCTTCATCTCCGCGTTCGGCACCGGCTTCGCCAACAGCCTGATGATGGTCGTGATCTTCCGCATCGTCGGCGGCCTCGGCGTCGGAGCCGCCTCGGTCATCGCGCCGGCCTACATCGCCGAGATCGCGCCGGCCAAGATCCGTGGCCGCCTCGGCTCGCTGCAGCAGCTCGCGATCGTGTCCGGAATCTTCATGTCGCTGCTCATCGACTACCTGCTCGCGCGGGCCGCCGGCGGGTCGAGCGAGGAGCTGTGGCTCGGTCTCGAGGCCTGGCGCTGGATGTTCTTCGCGATGGCCATCCCGGCCGTGATCTACGGCGTGCTGTCGCTGACGATCCCCGAGTCGCCGCGCTACCTCGTCGCGACGCACAAGGTGCCCGAGGCGCGCAAGGTGCTCACCACGCTGCTCGGGCAGAAGAACCTCGACATCAAGATCGACCAGATCCAGCGCAGCCTCTCCCGCGAGAAGAAGCCGTCGATGGCCGACATCAAGGGCCCGGCGATGGGTCTGATGCCGATCGTGTGGATCGGCATCGGGCTGTCGGTCTTCCAGCAGTTCGTCGGGATCAACGTGATCTTCTACTACTCCAACGTGCTGTGGGAGGCCGTCGGGTTCAGCGAGGACGACTCGTTCAAGATCACCGTCATCACCTCGGTGGTCAACATCCTTACCACGCTCATCGCGATCGCCACCGTCGACCGCATCGGGCGCAAGCCGCTGCTGATCATCGGCTCGATCGGCATGACGATCTCGCTCGGTGTCATGGCCCTCGTGTTCGGCACCGCCTCGACCGTCACCAACGCCGCCGGCGAGGTCACCCCGGTGCTCGAGGGGGCGCAGGGGCCGATCGCGCTGGTCGCGGCCAACGTCTTCGTCATCGCGTTCGGCATGTCGTGGGGACCGATCGTGTGGGTGCTGCTCGGCGAGACCTTCCCCAACCGCATCCGCGCCGCCGCCCTGTCGCTGGCCGCGGGTGCCCAGTGGGTCGCGAACTGGCTGATCACCGTGTCGTTCCCGTCGCTCAAGGACGTCTCGCTCGGCCTGGCGTACGGCCTCTACTGCCTCTTCGCCCTGCTCTCGCTGATCTTCGTGAAGAAGTTCGTGCAGGAGACCAAGGGCAAGGAGCTGGAGGACATGACCGGCTGA
- a CDS encoding LLM class flavin-dependent oxidoreductase, which yields MPLSVLDLVPVASGTGAREAIDQSLELARLADSLGYQRYWYAEHHNSVAFASSATSLLIGRAAEHTERIRLGSGGVMLPNHSPLMVAEYYGTLAEMYGDRIDLGLGRAPGTDPITAAALRRGAATTDTFVQDVVDLHRYLAPRDEEQLRQQVRALPGQGTQVPLWMLGSSLDGAAVAAYLGLPYAFASHFAPQLRHQALALYRERFSTEFETAQLPQAYSMAGVNVLVAPTDEEAAFLFTTAQQMAAGIRTGQRVKLQPPVDDLDAAIGPEVARFVDGFQAVRAVGSPETVVRQLEAIVADLEVDELIVTTYAFDPAHRLRSFELLAQAWQA from the coding sequence GTGCCGCTGTCCGTGCTCGACCTCGTGCCGGTGGCGTCCGGCACCGGGGCGCGCGAGGCGATCGACCAGTCGCTGGAGCTGGCCCGCCTCGCCGATTCCCTTGGATACCAACGGTATTGGTACGCCGAGCACCACAACTCCGTGGCGTTCGCCTCGTCCGCGACGTCGCTGCTGATCGGCCGCGCCGCCGAGCACACCGAGCGCATCCGGCTCGGCTCCGGTGGCGTCATGCTGCCGAACCACAGCCCGCTCATGGTCGCGGAGTACTACGGGACGCTGGCGGAGATGTACGGCGACCGGATCGACCTGGGGCTGGGTCGCGCGCCGGGCACCGACCCGATCACCGCAGCGGCGCTGCGGCGCGGCGCGGCGACGACCGACACGTTCGTGCAGGACGTCGTCGACCTGCACCGCTATCTCGCGCCGCGCGACGAGGAGCAGCTGCGTCAGCAGGTGCGCGCGCTGCCCGGCCAGGGCACGCAGGTGCCGCTGTGGATGCTCGGCTCGAGCCTGGACGGCGCCGCGGTCGCGGCCTACCTCGGCCTGCCGTACGCGTTCGCCTCGCACTTCGCCCCGCAGCTGCGGCACCAGGCGCTGGCGCTCTACCGCGAGCGCTTCTCCACCGAGTTCGAGACCGCTCAGCTGCCGCAGGCGTACAGCATGGCCGGGGTGAACGTGCTGGTCGCGCCGACCGACGAGGAGGCGGCGTTCCTGTTCACCACCGCCCAGCAGATGGCCGCCGGCATCCGCACCGGGCAGCGGGTCAAGCTGCAGCCGCCGGTGGACGACCTCGACGCCGCGATCGGGCCGGAGGTCGCGCGCTTCGTCGACGGGTTCCAGGCGGTGCGCGCCGTCGGGTCGCCCGAGACGGTGGTGCGCCAGCTCGAGGCGATCGTCGCCGACCTGGAGGTCGACGAGCTGATCGTGACGACGTACGCCTTCGACCCGGCCCACCGGCTGCGCAGCTTCGAGCTGCTGGCCCAGGCCTGGCAGGCGTAA
- a CDS encoding NAD(P)H-binding protein → MASILIFGGHGKIALLAEPLLVNAGHTVDAVIRNPDHRDEVAATGANPIVADVEQLEPEDMQDLVEGHDVVIWSAGAGGGDPERTEAVDRDAAIRSIGASQVAQVPRYVMVSYFGAGPDHGVPEDEGFFTYAEAKAAADAYLRAADVDAVVLGPSRLLDEPGTGTVSVGDTEGTGVPRADVAAVIAAVVDNPEVKNVTFEFNAGDVPVAEAVQSLVE, encoded by the coding sequence ATGGCTTCGATCCTCATCTTCGGCGGGCACGGCAAGATCGCCCTCCTCGCCGAGCCGCTCCTCGTCAACGCCGGGCACACCGTCGACGCGGTGATCCGCAACCCCGACCACCGCGACGAGGTGGCCGCGACCGGGGCCAACCCGATCGTCGCCGACGTGGAGCAGCTCGAGCCCGAGGACATGCAGGATCTCGTCGAGGGGCACGACGTCGTGATCTGGTCGGCGGGGGCCGGCGGCGGCGACCCCGAGCGCACCGAGGCGGTCGACCGGGACGCCGCGATCCGGTCGATCGGCGCCTCCCAGGTGGCCCAGGTGCCGCGCTACGTGATGGTGTCCTACTTCGGCGCCGGCCCCGACCACGGAGTTCCGGAGGACGAGGGCTTCTTCACCTATGCCGAGGCGAAGGCCGCGGCCGATGCCTATTTGCGCGCCGCCGACGTCGACGCGGTGGTGCTGGGTCCCAGCCGCCTGCTCGACGAGCCGGGCACCGGCACGGTCAGCGTCGGCGACACCGAGGGCACCGGGGTGCCGCGCGCCGACGTCGCCGCCGTGATCGCGGCGGTCGTCGACAACCCCGAGGTCAAGAACGTCACGTTCGAGTTCAACGCCGGCGACGTGCCGGTGGCCGAGGCCGTCCAGAGCCTGGTGGAGTGA
- a CDS encoding SRPBCC domain-containing protein, protein MSTSTVQDSIRRQITIDAPVDLVWRLVSTPGWWINDGEVFEHDTTVEGDTTTLHWKGADYPIRTLATDEPRSVAFQWGSGRSDETDAPRTRIDFTLEQTGDGVLVTVVESGFAAYADAAEATRTYGENVAGWEQELAAAKTALER, encoded by the coding sequence ATGAGCACCAGCACCGTTCAGGACAGCATCCGCCGGCAGATCACGATCGACGCGCCCGTCGACCTGGTGTGGCGTCTCGTCTCCACCCCCGGGTGGTGGATCAACGACGGCGAGGTCTTCGAGCACGACACGACCGTCGAAGGCGACACCACGACCCTGCACTGGAAGGGCGCGGACTACCCCATCCGCACGCTCGCCACCGACGAGCCGAGAAGCGTTGCCTTCCAATGGGGTTCGGGCCGCAGCGACGAGACCGACGCCCCGCGCACACGCATCGACTTCACCCTCGAGCAGACCGGCGACGGCGTGCTCGTCACGGTCGTGGAGTCCGGGTTCGCGGCGTACGCCGACGCGGCCGAGGCGACGAGGACGTACGGCGAGAACGTGGCCGGCTGGGAGCAGGAGCTGGCCGCCGCGAAGACCGCGCTGGAGCGATGA
- a CDS encoding DNA glycosylase AlkZ-like family protein, with protein MPRPKVTRAQALAWRLRRQHLLDGAADPDEVVRTLGMLAIFGSDPDLAVRRRLASPGPPGEVQRALGEGRLLRTWARGAVSLMEPATAGRFLVIRAAGRQWARKSWVEFYDLQPDDWPDLREIVRGVVADGPVPPQAVADALARSRRFAHLAPQFAEPNITLLKPFSWQGDIVLGPGLDGPMLLQSPEATRGWRGLPDLAEAGRAAVLDYFAAYGPATRADVHHWLGDGLSAGRSRVERWLDDVTDRLVEVDVDGEKVWHAGDLVDQLLETEPAGRVVLLPGKDAWVFGPGTKHTWVVPPATRQDMTRGVAPIVVDGVVSGTWRVGDDTLHTAWLDEPSATVAKAYDAEVARLSALVGRELTPSG; from the coding sequence ATGCCCCGCCCGAAGGTCACCCGAGCCCAGGCCCTCGCCTGGCGCCTGCGCCGCCAGCACCTGCTCGACGGCGCGGCCGACCCCGACGAGGTGGTGCGCACCCTCGGCATGCTGGCGATCTTCGGGAGCGACCCCGACCTGGCCGTACGCCGCCGGCTGGCCTCGCCCGGCCCGCCCGGTGAGGTGCAGCGGGCGCTGGGCGAGGGCCGACTGCTGCGCACCTGGGCCCGGGGTGCGGTCAGCCTGATGGAGCCGGCGACCGCCGGCCGCTTCCTGGTGATCCGGGCCGCCGGGCGGCAGTGGGCGCGCAAGAGCTGGGTCGAGTTCTACGACCTGCAGCCCGACGACTGGCCGGACCTGCGCGAGATCGTGCGCGGCGTGGTCGCCGACGGACCGGTGCCGCCGCAGGCCGTCGCCGACGCGCTCGCGCGCTCGCGCCGGTTCGCCCATCTGGCACCGCAGTTCGCCGAGCCCAACATCACCCTGCTCAAGCCGTTCTCCTGGCAGGGCGACATCGTGCTCGGGCCCGGCCTCGACGGCCCGATGCTGCTGCAGAGCCCCGAGGCCACCCGCGGCTGGCGCGGTCTGCCCGACCTCGCCGAGGCCGGGCGCGCCGCGGTGCTGGACTACTTCGCGGCCTACGGCCCGGCGACCAGGGCCGACGTGCACCACTGGCTCGGCGACGGGCTGAGCGCGGGTCGGTCGCGCGTGGAGCGGTGGCTCGACGACGTCACCGACCGGCTGGTCGAGGTCGACGTCGACGGCGAAAAGGTCTGGCACGCGGGCGATCTCGTCGACCAGCTGCTCGAGACGGAGCCGGCCGGGCGGGTCGTCCTGCTCCCCGGCAAGGATGCCTGGGTCTTCGGCCCCGGCACCAAGCACACCTGGGTCGTGCCGCCGGCCACGCGGCAGGACATGACGCGCGGGGTCGCGCCGATCGTGGTCGACGGCGTGGTGAGTGGCACCTGGCGGGTCGGCGACGACACGCTGCACACCGCCTGGCTGGACGAGCCGAGCGCGACGGTGGCGAAGGCGTACGACGCCGAGGTCGCCCGCCTGTCCGCCCTGGTCGGGCGCGAGCTCACCCCGAGCGGGTAG
- a CDS encoding DUF3533 domain-containing protein produces the protein MGKHSADEARSDDASVPVKTRQVRGPRPGYERSTDEPTRERVREMLSPRVVGIFVACFLLQAAFIASYVGAFHDPKPQGISVAVAGPTTQFATQTAQRLNALPDGPLEATTATSAQDAREQVRTGEVQTAYIVNPQTTQDTLLVATAHGASLASAAQTVLERVDASQQRTLRVEDVVPALPKDGRGLTAFYLVVGWLVGGYLMASLLGIRAGNRSRNFRRALWRLAGAVVYAAASGIAGAAIVDLWFESLTGHFWQIAGLGTLVVLAAGFFTYGAAALFGVVGIGLAILIFVVVGNPSAGGAYSYELLPEPWASVGAWLPNGAGVDAVRSIVYFGGESVGRDLMVLLAWMVLGLVIYFGVAARVYWGMKRDVWGPGDEPAGRHRSGAGAAEESDGADDRREIGDGDDEVVDEESGTGSGADSGAQVRERG, from the coding sequence GTGGGCAAGCACAGCGCCGACGAGGCACGGTCCGACGACGCGTCGGTGCCGGTCAAGACCCGCCAGGTGCGCGGGCCGCGGCCCGGGTACGAGCGCAGCACCGACGAGCCGACGCGTGAGCGCGTGCGCGAGATGCTCTCCCCGCGTGTCGTGGGGATCTTCGTCGCGTGCTTCCTCCTGCAGGCCGCGTTCATCGCGTCCTACGTCGGCGCGTTCCACGACCCCAAGCCGCAGGGCATCTCGGTCGCGGTCGCCGGGCCGACCACTCAGTTCGCGACCCAGACGGCGCAGCGGCTCAACGCCCTCCCCGACGGGCCGCTCGAGGCGACGACCGCGACCTCGGCCCAGGACGCGCGCGAGCAGGTGCGCACGGGAGAGGTGCAGACGGCGTACATCGTGAACCCGCAGACGACGCAGGACACCCTGCTCGTCGCGACCGCGCACGGGGCGAGCCTCGCCTCCGCGGCGCAGACCGTGCTGGAGCGGGTCGACGCCAGCCAGCAGCGCACGCTGCGGGTCGAGGACGTCGTGCCCGCGCTGCCCAAGGACGGCCGCGGCCTGACCGCGTTCTACCTCGTCGTCGGCTGGCTGGTCGGCGGATACCTGATGGCCTCGCTGCTCGGCATCCGCGCGGGCAACCGGTCGCGCAACTTCCGGCGCGCGCTGTGGCGCCTGGCCGGCGCGGTCGTCTACGCCGCCGCCTCGGGCATCGCCGGCGCGGCCATCGTCGACCTGTGGTTCGAGTCGCTGACCGGGCACTTCTGGCAGATCGCCGGGCTCGGCACGCTCGTGGTGCTGGCCGCCGGGTTCTTCACGTACGGCGCGGCCGCGCTGTTCGGCGTCGTCGGCATCGGCCTGGCGATCCTGATCTTCGTCGTGGTCGGCAATCCCAGCGCGGGCGGGGCGTACTCCTACGAGCTGCTGCCCGAGCCGTGGGCCTCGGTCGGGGCGTGGCTGCCGAACGGTGCCGGCGTGGACGCCGTGCGCTCGATCGTCTACTTCGGCGGCGAGAGCGTCGGCCGCGACCTGATGGTCCTGCTGGCCTGGATGGTGCTCGGGCTGGTCATCTACTTCGGCGTCGCCGCCCGGGTCTACTGGGGCATGAAGCGTGACGTGTGGGGTCCCGGCGACGAGCCGGCGGGGCGGCACCGCAGCGGCGCTGGTGCGGCGGAGGAGTCCGACGGCGCCGACGACCGGCGCGAGATCGGTGACGGGGACGACGAGGTGGTGGACGAGGAGTCCGGCACCGGCTCGGGCGCCGACTCCGGCGCGCAGGTGCGCGAGCGCGGTTGA
- a CDS encoding type II toxin-antitoxin system Phd/YefM family antitoxin, giving the protein MRSVALSEAKDKLSSLVDEAASTHEIIRITKHGHPAAVLMSADDLESLHETLRVLSTPGAVDELNQTRVDFASGESVSGDELRQRYGLA; this is encoded by the coding sequence ATGAGGTCTGTGGCGCTGAGTGAGGCGAAAGACAAGTTGTCGTCTCTGGTCGACGAGGCGGCGAGCACTCACGAGATCATCCGCATCACCAAGCACGGGCACCCGGCTGCGGTGCTGATGTCGGCCGACGACCTGGAGTCGTTGCACGAGACGCTCCGGGTGCTGTCCACGCCCGGCGCGGTCGACGAGCTCAACCAGACTCGCGTCGACTTCGCGTCGGGCGAATCGGTGAGTGGGGACGAGCTGCGTCAGCGATACGGGTTGGCGTGA
- a CDS encoding ArsR/SmtB family transcription factor, whose amino-acid sequence MSRLDPDTFAALADPNRQTILELLAEADGRTAGDIAEGVGISRQGVLKHLRVLTGAGLVGSRRSGREVRFTVRPERLRATARDLDAVAAQWDRALLALKRAAESARD is encoded by the coding sequence ATGAGCCGGCTCGACCCCGACACGTTCGCGGCGCTGGCCGACCCCAACCGGCAGACGATCCTCGAGCTGCTGGCGGAGGCCGACGGGCGCACCGCCGGCGACATCGCCGAGGGCGTCGGCATCTCGCGGCAGGGCGTGCTGAAGCACCTGCGGGTGCTCACCGGCGCCGGCCTGGTCGGGTCACGGCGCTCGGGGCGCGAGGTGCGGTTCACCGTGCGCCCCGAGCGGCTGCGCGCCACCGCGCGCGACCTCGACGCTGTGGCAGCCCAGTGGGACCGCGCGCTGCTGGCCCTCAAGCGCGCGGCGGAGTCGGCGCGCGACTGA